In Nonomuraea sp. NBC_00507, the following are encoded in one genomic region:
- the pfkB gene encoding 1-phosphofructokinase, which produces MILTLTLNPSLDRTIEIGALDRGAVIRAAAAHLDPGGKGVNVSRALLANRVASRAVVPFGGDEGRQLVRLLAAQGLDMVTVPVAGPTRSNVTLAEPDGTTTKINEPGTALSPGELDTIAEAVLAAAHEADWVVASGSLPPEVPADVYARLCLRFAEAGILVAVDTSGPALSCALGAAPALVKPNVEELAAATGMPIRCLGDVVKAAGKLRAAGAHTVLASLGADGAVLVEESGIWYGEAPVTEPRSSVGAGDAMLAGFLADGGHGPDALARALAWGAAAVRLPGSRMPGPADIDLGAVTVHQPDPARLLTSTPPAPPL; this is translated from the coding sequence GTGATCCTCACCCTGACGCTCAACCCCAGCCTGGACCGCACGATCGAGATCGGCGCGCTGGACCGGGGAGCGGTCATCCGCGCCGCCGCCGCCCACCTGGATCCGGGCGGCAAGGGCGTGAACGTCTCGCGCGCTCTGCTGGCCAACCGGGTCGCCTCGCGCGCGGTGGTGCCGTTCGGCGGGGACGAGGGCAGGCAGCTCGTCCGTCTCCTCGCCGCCCAGGGGCTCGACATGGTCACCGTCCCGGTGGCCGGCCCGACCCGGTCGAACGTCACGCTCGCCGAGCCCGACGGCACCACCACCAAGATCAACGAGCCGGGGACGGCCCTGTCGCCCGGCGAGCTGGACACGATCGCGGAGGCGGTGCTGGCCGCCGCGCACGAGGCGGACTGGGTGGTCGCCTCCGGCAGCCTGCCCCCTGAGGTGCCCGCCGACGTCTACGCCCGGTTGTGCCTCAGGTTCGCCGAGGCGGGCATCCTTGTGGCGGTCGACACCAGCGGGCCCGCCCTGTCGTGCGCGCTCGGCGCGGCGCCGGCCCTGGTCAAGCCGAACGTGGAGGAGCTCGCCGCGGCCACCGGCATGCCCATCCGCTGCCTCGGCGACGTGGTGAAGGCCGCGGGCAAGCTGCGGGCCGCGGGCGCGCACACGGTACTGGCCAGCCTGGGCGCCGACGGCGCGGTGCTGGTCGAGGAGTCCGGCATCTGGTACGGCGAGGCGCCGGTGACCGAGCCCCGCAGCTCCGTCGGCGCGGGCGACGCCATGCTGGCCGGATTCTTAGCGGACGGCGGCCACGGGCCTGACGCGCTGGCGCGGGCCCTGGCCTGGGGCGCCGCCGCGGTGCGCCTGCCCGGAAGCCGCATGCCGGGACCCGCCGACATCGACCTCGGCGCCGTCACCGTCCACCAGCCCGACCCGGCCCGCCTCCTTACCTCGACCCCGCCCGCTCCTCCCCTCTAG
- the mtlA gene encoding mannitol-specific PTS transporter subunit IIC, which produces MADTYTPPVTGTGVKATIQRIGGHLAGMIMPNIGAFIAWGLITALFIPTGWLPNEDLAKMVGPIISTLLPVLIAYTGGRMVHGQRGAVVGAVAVMGVVVGTEAPMFLGAMIIGPLTALILKYVDKFTEARTRAGFEMLVDNFSAGIVGGAMAIVGFLGIGPIVQAVTTAAGNAVEWLITNNLLPVASVLIEPAKVLFLNNAINHGVLSPLGVAQAAEQGKSILFMLESNPGPGLGLLLAYLLFGPRELRPSTPAAMIIHFFGGIHEIYFPYVLMKPRLIAAVIAGGAAGVFTFMITGAGLVATPSPGSIFAYLAVTPKGGWLGSSLGILVATAVSFAVAALLLGFGRGEKAADEEVSSTEPATKEA; this is translated from the coding sequence ATGGCCGACACTTACACACCTCCGGTCACCGGAACCGGCGTCAAGGCCACCATCCAGCGCATCGGCGGCCACCTGGCCGGCATGATCATGCCGAACATCGGCGCGTTCATCGCCTGGGGCCTGATCACCGCGCTGTTCATCCCGACCGGCTGGCTGCCGAACGAGGACCTCGCCAAGATGGTCGGCCCGATCATCTCCACCCTGCTGCCGGTCCTCATCGCCTACACCGGCGGCCGGATGGTGCACGGGCAGCGCGGTGCGGTCGTCGGCGCGGTGGCGGTGATGGGCGTCGTGGTCGGCACCGAGGCCCCGATGTTCCTGGGCGCCATGATCATCGGCCCGCTCACCGCCCTGATCCTGAAATATGTGGACAAGTTCACCGAAGCGCGGACCAGGGCCGGGTTCGAGATGCTGGTGGACAACTTCTCCGCCGGCATCGTGGGCGGCGCGATGGCGATCGTCGGATTCCTCGGCATCGGGCCCATCGTGCAGGCGGTCACCACGGCCGCGGGCAACGCCGTGGAGTGGCTGATCACCAACAACCTGCTGCCTGTGGCGTCCGTGCTCATCGAGCCGGCCAAGGTGCTGTTCCTGAACAACGCCATCAACCACGGCGTGCTCAGCCCCCTGGGTGTCGCGCAGGCGGCCGAGCAGGGCAAGTCGATCCTGTTCATGCTGGAGTCGAACCCGGGTCCCGGTCTTGGGCTGCTGCTGGCGTACCTGCTGTTCGGGCCGCGCGAGCTGCGGCCGAGCACGCCCGCCGCGATGATCATCCACTTCTTCGGCGGCATCCACGAGATCTACTTCCCGTACGTTCTCATGAAGCCGCGCCTCATCGCGGCCGTCATCGCGGGCGGCGCGGCCGGGGTGTTCACGTTCATGATCACCGGAGCCGGCCTGGTCGCCACCCCGTCGCCGGGCAGCATCTTCGCCTACCTGGCGGTCACGCCGAAGGGCGGCTGGCTGGGCTCGAGCCTCGGGATCCTCGTGGCCACCGCCGTGTCGTTCGCCGTCGCCGCCCTCCTGCTCGGCTTCGGCAGGGGCGAGAAGGCCGCCGATGAGGAAGTTTCCAGCACCGAACCCGCCACCAAGGAGGCCTGA
- a CDS encoding PTS lactose transporter subunit IIB, with the protein MDAKDIRKIIVACDAGMGSSVMLASTLRKQLKDSGVTVEHTPVNSIPDDADVVLCHAGLAARARAAAPGKLLVPFQIFLGDPAVTRLVNTIKNGGTVDA; encoded by the coding sequence ATGGACGCCAAGGACATCCGAAAGATCATCGTCGCCTGCGACGCCGGGATGGGCAGCAGCGTGATGCTCGCCTCCACGCTGCGCAAACAGCTCAAGGACAGCGGCGTCACCGTGGAGCACACGCCGGTCAACTCCATCCCCGACGACGCCGACGTGGTGCTGTGCCACGCCGGGCTGGCCGCCCGCGCCAGGGCCGCCGCGCCGGGGAAGCTGCTGGTGCCGTTCCAGATCTTCCTCGGCGACCCGGCCGTGACCAGGCTGGTCAACACCATCAAGAACGGCGGCACCGTCGATGCGTGA
- a CDS encoding PTS sugar transporter subunit IIA, which translates to MRDDLLDPRAVRLHESAADRDAAIRLCGRLLVEVGAVAEPYVEAMLERERSISTYVGEGVAIPHGTDASKEDIKRDAICVVRFPGGVDWDGEQVTLCVGIAAREGGHVPLLAALAEILLDPDRARALREATEVSQVMKELV; encoded by the coding sequence ATGCGTGACGACCTGCTCGACCCGCGCGCGGTGCGGCTGCACGAGAGCGCCGCCGACCGCGACGCGGCCATCCGCCTCTGCGGCCGGCTACTGGTCGAGGTGGGGGCGGTCGCGGAGCCGTACGTCGAGGCGATGCTCGAACGGGAGCGGTCGATCTCCACCTACGTCGGCGAGGGCGTCGCCATCCCGCACGGGACGGACGCGTCCAAGGAGGACATCAAGCGGGACGCCATCTGCGTCGTGCGTTTCCCCGGCGGCGTGGACTGGGACGGCGAGCAGGTCACGCTCTGCGTCGGCATCGCCGCCAGGGAGGGCGGCCACGTGCCGCTGCTGGCGGCGCTGGCCGAGATCCTGCTCGACCCCGACCGCGCCCGGGCCCTCCGCGAGGCGACCGAGGTTTCACAGGTGATGAAGGAGCTCGTATGA
- a CDS encoding zinc-dependent dehydrogenase, translating to MKVARFHAPGDIRIEDAPEPVAGPGELKIRVRNCSTCGTDAKIFKFGHHHIRPPRVMGHEIAGEVVDTGARVQVIAAIPCGTCAECLRGRQTVCPNQESMGYHYDGGFAEYMIIPAKVLAVDGVNAIPDGVGFAEASVAEPLACVLNGQELAGVGAGDDVVVMGAGPIGCLHVRLARARGAARVFLVDVNAQRLAMAAELVSPDAAIDADPVEQVLKLTGGRGADVVITAAASGAAQEQAVRMAARQGRISFFGGLPKDDPIIALDSNLVHYRELTIVGANGSSPAHNASALRLVAEGAVVVSDLITHRLPLPQVLDGIDLVSRGAAIKVTIEP from the coding sequence ATGAAAGTCGCCAGATTCCACGCCCCGGGCGACATCAGGATCGAGGACGCGCCCGAGCCCGTGGCCGGGCCGGGCGAGCTGAAGATCCGGGTACGCAACTGCTCGACCTGCGGCACGGACGCCAAGATCTTCAAGTTCGGGCACCACCACATCAGGCCGCCACGGGTGATGGGGCACGAGATCGCCGGCGAGGTCGTGGACACCGGCGCCCGGGTGCAGGTGATCGCCGCCATCCCGTGCGGCACGTGCGCCGAGTGCCTGCGCGGCCGCCAGACGGTCTGCCCGAACCAGGAGTCGATGGGCTACCACTACGACGGCGGCTTCGCCGAGTACATGATCATCCCAGCGAAGGTGCTCGCCGTCGACGGCGTCAACGCCATCCCCGACGGCGTCGGCTTCGCCGAGGCGTCGGTCGCCGAGCCCCTGGCCTGCGTGCTGAACGGGCAGGAGCTGGCGGGCGTCGGCGCGGGCGACGACGTGGTGGTGATGGGCGCGGGCCCGATCGGCTGCCTGCACGTCCGGCTGGCCCGGGCACGCGGCGCCGCCCGCGTGTTCCTCGTGGACGTCAACGCGCAGCGCCTGGCCATGGCCGCCGAACTGGTGAGCCCGGACGCCGCCATCGACGCCGACCCCGTCGAGCAGGTGCTGAAGCTGACCGGCGGGCGCGGCGCCGACGTGGTGATCACGGCGGCGGCGTCGGGGGCGGCGCAGGAGCAGGCGGTGCGGATGGCGGCCAGGCAGGGCCGGATCAGCTTCTTCGGCGGCCTGCCCAAGGACGACCCGATCATCGCACTGGACTCCAACCTGGTGCATTACCGCGAGCTGACGATCGTCGGCGCGAACGGCTCCAGCCCCGCCCACAACGCCTCGGCGCTGCGCCTGGTGGCCGAGGGGGCCGTCGTGGTCTCCGACCTGATCACCCACCGGCTGCCGCTCCCCCAGGTGCTCGACGGGATCGACCTCGTCAGCCGGGGCGCGGCCATCAAGGTCACGATCGAACCGTAA
- a CDS encoding HPr family phosphocarrier protein: protein MAHRTVAVASASGLHARPAKLFVQEAVRLGVPVTVRLGEKAVPAKSMLGVLSLGAVQGTEVTLEADGPGAEEALDALASLLSRDLDAEEALDA, encoded by the coding sequence ATGGCACATCGAACGGTCGCCGTGGCCTCGGCCAGCGGCCTGCACGCCCGGCCCGCCAAGCTCTTCGTCCAGGAGGCGGTGCGGCTCGGGGTGCCCGTGACGGTGCGGCTCGGCGAGAAGGCCGTGCCGGCCAAGAGCATGCTGGGAGTGTTGTCGCTGGGGGCCGTCCAGGGGACGGAGGTGACGCTGGAGGCGGACGGGCCGGGGGCCGAGGAGGCGCTGGACGCGCTGGCGTCGCTGCTCTCGCGCGACCTGGACGCGGAAGAGGCCCTCGATGCCTGA
- the ptsP gene encoding phosphoenolpyruvate--protein phosphotransferase, with product MPDTPLRPGVAEPQPGTRAGGSRPDSGPWTGAGGRLTGLGVSQGRAAGPVIRMAGPPRLPAPHPVADPGAEAATVVKALGAVAADLAQRATGAQGEAAEILEALAMIADDPMLREEAEGKARSGLDAAHALDAAFTHHRDALAALGGYLAERAADLDDLKHRAVAFALGLPMPGLPSPGHPYVLVAADLSPADTAGLGDDVLALVTERGGPTSHTAILARGRGLPAVVACPEIAGVPDGTIVGVDGTTGEIALGLSAAEAVEVGERDRAEKARLAASHGPGRTADGHPVKLLLNVGSAADLRPGAEGVGLFRTEFLFLDRRQAPSFEEQVAAYTEVFTQAETVIVRTLDAGTDKPLPFLGLPGEPNPALGVRGLRVDRMLPDVLDTQLDAIAEAARAAGAQAWVMAPMVTTMGEASGFARRARAKGIARVGVMVEVPAAALRARRLLQEVDFLSIGTNDLAQYTFAADRQHSSLADLLDPRQPALLELIARCAEAGREAGKPVGVCGEAAGDPLLAPLLVGLGVTSLSMAPVCVPAVREALAALTLQECRERARAALD from the coding sequence ATGCCTGACACCCCGCTCCGGCCCGGCGTCGCGGAGCCTCAACCAGGAACCCGTGCCGGCGGCTCCCGTCCTGACAGCGGCCCCTGGACGGGGGCCGGCGGGCGGCTCACCGGACTCGGCGTCAGCCAGGGCCGGGCGGCGGGCCCGGTGATCCGGATGGCCGGGCCGCCGCGGCTGCCCGCCCCCCATCCGGTCGCCGACCCCGGCGCCGAGGCGGCCACCGTCGTCAAAGCCCTGGGGGCGGTGGCCGCCGACCTCGCCCAGCGGGCCACCGGCGCGCAGGGGGAGGCCGCCGAGATCCTCGAGGCACTCGCCATGATCGCCGACGACCCGATGCTGCGTGAGGAGGCCGAGGGAAAGGCACGCAGCGGCCTGGACGCGGCCCACGCCCTGGACGCGGCCTTCACCCATCACCGGGACGCCCTCGCCGCGCTGGGCGGCTACCTGGCCGAGCGGGCCGCCGACCTGGACGACCTCAAGCATCGCGCGGTGGCGTTCGCGCTCGGCCTGCCCATGCCGGGGCTTCCCTCCCCCGGCCACCCGTACGTGCTGGTGGCCGCGGACCTCTCCCCCGCCGACACCGCCGGCCTGGGCGACGACGTGCTGGCACTGGTCACCGAGCGGGGCGGGCCGACCAGCCACACCGCGATCCTGGCCCGCGGCCGGGGCCTGCCCGCGGTGGTGGCCTGCCCGGAGATCGCCGGCGTCCCCGACGGCACCATCGTCGGCGTCGACGGCACGACCGGCGAGATCGCCCTCGGCCTGTCCGCCGCGGAGGCGGTCGAGGTCGGGGAGCGCGACCGCGCCGAGAAGGCCAGACTGGCGGCGAGCCACGGCCCCGGCAGGACCGCCGACGGCCACCCCGTCAAGCTTTTACTCAACGTCGGCTCGGCCGCGGACCTGCGCCCGGGCGCGGAGGGCGTCGGGCTGTTCCGCACGGAGTTCCTGTTCCTGGACCGCAGGCAGGCGCCCTCGTTCGAGGAGCAGGTCGCGGCCTACACCGAGGTGTTCACGCAGGCCGAGACGGTCATCGTCCGCACGCTGGACGCCGGCACCGACAAGCCGCTGCCCTTCCTGGGGCTGCCCGGGGAGCCGAACCCCGCCTTGGGCGTGCGCGGCCTGCGGGTGGACCGGATGCTCCCGGACGTGCTGGACACGCAGCTCGACGCGATCGCCGAAGCGGCCAGGGCCGCGGGCGCGCAGGCGTGGGTGATGGCGCCCATGGTCACCACGATGGGCGAGGCGTCCGGCTTCGCCCGTCGTGCCCGTGCCAAGGGCATTGCCAGGGTCGGGGTGATGGTGGAGGTGCCGGCGGCGGCGCTACGGGCCCGGCGGTTGCTGCAGGAGGTGGACTTCCTCAGCATCGGCACCAATGATCTGGCCCAGTACACCTTCGCCGCCGATCGCCAGCACTCCTCCCTGGCCGATCTCCTCGACCCCCGTCAACCGGCCCTCTTGGAGCTGATCGCGAGGTGCGCGGAGGCGGGGCGGGAGGCGGGCAAGCCGGTCGGCGTGTGCGGGGAGGCGGCCGGCGACCCACTGCTCGCACCCCTCCTGGTGGGGCTGGGGGTGACGAGCCTGTCCATGGCACCGGTGTGCGTTCCCGCGGTCCGGGAGGCCTTGGCGGCCCTCACCCTGCAGGAGTGCCGGGAACGCGCCCGTGCGGCCCTCGACTAG
- a CDS encoding cold-shock protein, translated as MATGTVKWFNAEKGFGFIAQDNDGPDVFAHYSNIVASGGYRELHEGQKVSFDVVQGQKGLQAENIVAA; from the coding sequence ATGGCAACCGGAACCGTGAAGTGGTTCAACGCCGAAAAGGGCTTCGGCTTCATCGCTCAGGACAACGACGGCCCCGACGTCTTCGCGCACTACTCCAACATCGTCGCCAGCGGCGGCTACCGGGAGCTGCACGAGGGCCAGAAGGTGTCCTTCGACGTCGTCCAGGGCCAGAAGGGTCTGCAGGCGGAGAACATCGTCGCCGCCTGA
- a CDS encoding ATP-dependent Clp protease ATP-binding subunit produces the protein MADMPFRSFFGGDPFRGFEELTGRVFGGVEGWPPTRPSVQRVDVGKLLSASAREVLRRALEAAGQRGAPDLDVLDLLDALIDDDVTQAMLRTAGVDLGRLRDRIDEMSGPGLPAEPPTTLSPAAKRAILDAQRISRALQSSYIGPEHLLLAAAANQDSSAARLLQEQGVSANELQQAILAGPARRGEARRATNTPSLDEYGRDLTEQARQGKIDPVVGREDEIEQSIEVLSRRTKNNPCLIGEPGVGKTAIVEGIAQRIVNGSVPDPLKDRRVVALDLTGMVAGTKYRGEFEDRIKKVIDEVREHADEIIVFIDEVHNLVGAGAAEGGMDAANILKPALARGELHVVAATTIDEYRKNIEKDAALERRFQPILVAEPTVEETVAILAGLRDAYEAHHQVRITDEALDAAATLSARYISDRFLPDKAIDLMDQAAARVRLRSRTPGSDVRELEERLDSLRRDKDQAVAADDFDRAKDLTREIEKVRPELQRARQGTETVPQVMVEDIAEVVSRRTGIPVTQLTEQERDRLMRLEEHLHQRVIGQDEAVTAIAEAVRRARAGLSDPNRPIGSFLFLGPTGVGKTELARALAAALFGGEEHMVRIDMSEYQERHTLSRLIGAPPGYVGYEEAGQLTEAVRRRPHGVILLDEVEKAHPDVMNILLQMLDDGRLTDGHGRTVDFTNTIVIMTSNLGAQLILESTADPAQLESRLMDLLRRSLRPELLNRIDETIVFKRLERDQLRRIVDLMLERTRQRLRGQDVTLEVTDPAKDWLAQRGYQPEFGARPLRRTVQRELDNRLSTMLLTGEVSEGGRVTVDIENDQLRLRAVDPKRVLD, from the coding sequence ATGGCGGACATGCCGTTCAGGTCGTTTTTCGGTGGAGATCCGTTCAGAGGGTTCGAGGAGCTCACGGGCCGGGTGTTCGGCGGCGTGGAGGGCTGGCCGCCGACCCGGCCCAGCGTGCAGCGGGTGGACGTGGGCAAGCTCCTGAGCGCCTCGGCCCGGGAGGTGCTCCGGCGCGCGCTGGAGGCGGCCGGGCAGCGCGGCGCGCCGGACCTCGACGTGCTCGACCTGCTGGACGCGCTGATCGACGACGACGTCACCCAGGCCATGCTGCGTACCGCAGGGGTGGACCTGGGGCGGCTGCGTGACCGCATCGACGAGATGAGCGGCCCCGGCCTGCCCGCCGAGCCGCCCACGACCCTCTCGCCCGCCGCCAAACGCGCCATCCTCGACGCCCAGCGCATCTCCCGCGCCCTCCAGTCCTCCTACATCGGCCCCGAGCACCTGCTGCTCGCGGCGGCCGCCAACCAGGACTCCAGCGCCGCCCGCCTCCTGCAGGAGCAGGGCGTCTCGGCGAACGAGCTGCAGCAGGCCATCCTGGCGGGCCCGGCCCGCCGAGGCGAAGCCCGCCGCGCGACGAACACGCCCTCGCTGGACGAGTACGGCCGGGACCTCACGGAGCAGGCCCGGCAGGGCAAGATCGACCCGGTCGTCGGCCGTGAGGACGAGATCGAGCAGTCCATCGAGGTGCTGTCGCGCCGTACCAAGAACAACCCGTGCCTCATCGGCGAGCCCGGCGTCGGCAAGACCGCGATCGTCGAGGGCATCGCCCAGCGCATCGTCAACGGCAGCGTCCCCGACCCGCTCAAGGACCGCCGCGTGGTCGCCCTCGACCTGACCGGGATGGTGGCCGGGACGAAATACCGCGGCGAGTTCGAGGACCGCATCAAGAAGGTCATCGACGAGGTGCGCGAGCACGCCGACGAGATCATCGTCTTCATCGACGAGGTGCACAACCTGGTCGGCGCCGGCGCCGCCGAGGGCGGCATGGACGCGGCGAACATCCTCAAGCCCGCCCTGGCCCGCGGCGAGCTGCACGTCGTCGCCGCCACCACGATCGACGAATACCGCAAGAACATCGAGAAGGACGCGGCACTCGAACGCCGCTTCCAGCCGATCCTGGTCGCCGAGCCGACCGTGGAGGAGACGGTGGCGATCCTGGCGGGGCTGCGCGACGCGTACGAGGCCCACCACCAGGTCCGCATCACCGACGAGGCCCTGGACGCCGCCGCGACCCTGTCGGCCCGCTACATCTCCGACCGCTTCCTGCCCGACAAGGCCATCGACCTGATGGACCAGGCCGCGGCCAGGGTGCGGCTGCGCTCACGCACCCCCGGCAGCGACGTGCGGGAGCTGGAGGAACGCCTGGACTCGCTGCGCCGCGACAAGGATCAGGCCGTCGCCGCTGACGACTTCGACCGGGCCAAGGACCTGACCAGGGAGATCGAAAAGGTCCGGCCGGAGCTGCAGCGCGCCAGGCAGGGCACGGAGACCGTGCCGCAGGTCATGGTGGAGGACATCGCCGAGGTCGTCTCCCGCCGCACCGGCATCCCGGTCACCCAGCTCACCGAGCAGGAACGCGATCGGCTCATGCGCCTCGAAGAGCACCTGCACCAGCGCGTGATCGGCCAGGACGAGGCGGTGACCGCGATCGCGGAGGCGGTACGCAGGGCGCGGGCGGGACTGTCGGACCCCAACCGGCCCATCGGCAGCTTCCTGTTCCTCGGCCCCACGGGCGTCGGCAAGACCGAGCTGGCCAGGGCGCTCGCCGCGGCCCTGTTCGGGGGCGAGGAGCACATGGTGCGCATCGACATGAGCGAGTACCAGGAGCGGCACACGCTCTCGCGCCTCATCGGCGCGCCGCCCGGATACGTCGGGTACGAGGAGGCGGGCCAGCTCACCGAGGCCGTACGCCGCCGCCCGCACGGCGTGATCCTCCTGGACGAGGTCGAGAAGGCCCACCCGGACGTCATGAACATCCTGCTGCAGATGCTCGACGACGGCCGCCTCACCGACGGGCACGGCCGCACGGTGGACTTCACCAACACGATCGTCATCATGACCAGCAACCTCGGCGCCCAGCTCATCCTGGAGTCCACCGCCGACCCCGCGCAGCTCGAGAGCCGGCTCATGGACCTGCTGCGCCGCTCCCTGCGGCCGGAGCTGCTCAACCGCATCGACGAGACGATCGTCTTCAAGCGGCTGGAGCGCGACCAGCTGCGCCGGATCGTGGACCTGATGCTGGAGCGCACCCGGCAGCGGCTGCGCGGACAGGACGTCACGCTGGAGGTCACGGACCCGGCCAAGGACTGGCTGGCGCAGCGCGGCTACCAGCCGGAGTTCGGGGCCCGGCCGCTGCGGCGGACGGTGCAGCGGGAGCTGGACAACCGGCTGTCCACGATGTTGCTGACCGGCGAGGTGTCTGAGGGCGGCAGGGTGACGGTCGACATCGAGAACGACCAGCTCCGGCTCAGGGCGGTGGACCCGAAACGTGTGCTAGACTGA
- a CDS encoding aldo/keto reductase, with protein sequence MTQEVNQRKLDAVEKLAVLSAEAGITLIELSIAFTIRHRAVTSAIIGPRTMEHLESQLTAADVRLSDDVLDRIDEIVAPGVTLNPADAGWQPPQLAEASLRRRPLT encoded by the coding sequence ATGACGCAGGAGGTCAACCAGCGCAAGCTCGACGCGGTCGAGAAACTCGCCGTGCTGTCCGCGGAGGCCGGGATCACGCTGATCGAGTTGTCGATCGCGTTCACGATCCGGCACCGGGCCGTGACCTCGGCGATCATCGGGCCGCGCACCATGGAGCACCTGGAGAGCCAGCTCACCGCCGCCGACGTGCGGCTGAGCGACGACGTGCTCGACCGGATCGACGAGATCGTCGCGCCCGGCGTCACGCTCAACCCGGCCGACGCGGGCTGGCAGCCGCCGCAGCTGGCCGAGGCGAGCCTGCGCCGGCGGCCCCTGACCTGA
- a CDS encoding aldo/keto reductase, whose product MTEYRVLGRTGLKVSPLCLGAMMFGWWGESDPGESARIIDRALDAGINFIDTADVYSQGQSEEFVGQALAKSGKRDHVVLATKCHGVMGEGPNERGNSRRWIFQAVENSLRRLGTDWIDLYQIHRPDPDTDIEETLGALTDLVRQGKVRYLGSSTFPAHQIVEAQWASDRRGLERFVCEQPPYSPLVRGIEAGVLPVAEKYGMGVIVWSPLAGGWLSGNR is encoded by the coding sequence ATGACTGAATATCGTGTACTCGGACGTACCGGACTCAAGGTCAGTCCGCTCTGCCTCGGCGCGATGATGTTCGGCTGGTGGGGGGAGTCCGACCCCGGCGAGTCGGCCCGGATCATCGACCGGGCGCTGGACGCGGGGATCAACTTCATCGATACCGCCGACGTCTACTCGCAGGGGCAGTCGGAGGAGTTCGTCGGCCAGGCGCTCGCCAAGTCCGGCAAGCGGGACCACGTGGTGCTGGCCACGAAGTGCCACGGCGTCATGGGGGAGGGACCCAACGAGCGGGGCAACTCCCGCCGCTGGATCTTCCAGGCCGTCGAGAACAGCCTCAGGCGTCTCGGCACCGACTGGATCGACCTCTACCAGATCCACCGCCCCGACCCGGACACCGACATCGAGGAGACCCTCGGCGCGCTCACCGACCTCGTCCGCCAGGGCAAGGTCCGCTACCTCGGCAGCTCCACCTTCCCCGCCCACCAGATCGTCGAGGCGCAGTGGGCGTCGGACCGGCGCGGGCTGGAACGGTTCGTGTGCGAGCAGCCGCCGTACTCGCCGCTCGTGCGCGGCATCGAGGCCGGCGTGCTGCCCGTGGCCGAGAAGTACGGCATGGGCGTCATCGTCTGGAGCCCGCTCGCCGGCGGCTGGCTGAGCGGCAACCGCTAG
- a CDS encoding SDR family oxidoreductase, which yields MRIIIAGGHGKIGLRLAERLKSGVVGLVRNPAHVADVEATGAEAVVCDLEKASLDEVTEIVRGADAVVFAAGAGPGSGAARKDTVDRAASVLLADAAERAGVGRFIQISSMGAGRPPAPGRDEVWAAYIDAKTAAEEDLRRRDGLAWTIVRPGRLTDEPGTGLVRLAPEVPPGSVPRDDVAAVIMALLDNPGTAGRTLELVSGATPIRTLVATE from the coding sequence ATGCGGATCATCATTGCAGGTGGCCATGGGAAGATCGGGCTGCGGCTGGCGGAGCGCCTCAAGTCGGGCGTGGTCGGCCTGGTACGCAACCCTGCCCACGTCGCCGATGTCGAGGCCACCGGAGCCGAGGCCGTGGTCTGCGACCTGGAGAAGGCGAGCCTGGACGAGGTGACGGAGATCGTGCGTGGCGCGGACGCCGTGGTGTTCGCCGCGGGCGCGGGACCCGGCAGCGGCGCGGCACGCAAGGACACCGTGGACCGGGCCGCGTCCGTGCTGCTCGCCGACGCCGCGGAGAGAGCGGGAGTGGGGCGCTTCATCCAGATCTCCTCCATGGGTGCGGGCAGGCCGCCGGCGCCGGGCCGGGACGAGGTGTGGGCCGCGTACATCGACGCCAAGACCGCCGCCGAGGAGGACCTGCGCCGCCGCGACGGCCTGGCCTGGACGATCGTCCGCCCCGGCCGCCTGACCGACGAGCCGGGCACGGGCCTGGTCCGGCTGGCGCCCGAGGTGCCGCCGGGGTCGGTGCCGCGCGACGACGTGGCCGCCGTGATCATGGCGCTGCTCGACAACCCGGGCACGGCCGGCCGGACCCTGGAACTCGTCTCGGGCGCGACGCCCATCCGCACCCTCGTCGCGACAGAGTGA